GATCGAGGACAGGCTTGAAGGTGGTGACCATTTGTCGACCAAACTGGCTGTCAAGGAGCGGAACCGAAACGGTTGGCCAGCCGACTTTGGCAAATAGTTTGTTCAGCAATTCATCAAATGGCTCGTGTTCACGCTTTATCTCGATGACCTCGTAATCGTCTTCAATGTTTGCCAGCTTGGCAGCCGACTCGATCGCCTTATCCAGTCCACCCAGTTCGTCGACCAGCCCAAGTTTTTTGGCATCCACACCAATCCAAACGCGACCCTGTGCAATCTTGTCCACTTGTGCCTTGGTCATGCCGCGTCCCTTAGCCACGACCTCGAGAAAACGGTCGTAACCGTGGTAAATGGCTTGCTGGAACATCTCGGCAAATTGGGGATCCATGCCACTCATTGGGTCATAGGGATTGGTCAACGGGGTTGTCCCGACGCCATCACGATGAATTCCAATTTTCTGCATTGGCTTTTCGAAAGTCGGCAACATGCCAAATATGCCGATCGATCCCGTGATGGTGGTGGGTTGGGCCCAGATTTGATCGGCATTGGCGGATATCCAATAGCCGCCTGAGGCAGCATAAGTGCTCATGGAAACAACCACTTTCTTGCCAGCTTTTTGCGCAGCCAAAATTTCCCGGCGGATAACCTCTGAAGCGTAGGCACTGCCCCCGGGGCTGTCGACGCGCATAACAATTGCTTTGACTTTGTCATTAAGCCGTGCTTTGCGGATGAGTCGAGCCAACGTGTCACCACCAATGCGGCCCTCTGGTTGTTCTCCATCCATGATTGGGCCGACGGCATGAATCAGGGCAATTTGGTTGGGATGCTCCTGCTTTTTCGGAATGACGGGACGAATTTCCTTAAGATATTGGTAAAAACTCACCTTTCGGAATGTTTTGCCGTTATCTGCCGCTCCAACTTTGCTCTTCATGTAATCATTGAATGCAATATCATCTTTGGTCCCATCAACCAATCTGCTTTCCACGGCCAGTTTTGTGAAATCACCACCGAGTGTTTTGAGTCGCTGTGGCATTTCAAGCACATAGTTTTCAATGTCTTCTGGCGTCAGTCCGCGTGCCTTAGCGACATCTTGCTTGTACGCATCCCATAGCACGGAGAGCCAGCGCATATTGGCCTCTTTTGCCGCTTCGGACATATTGTCGCGAATAAAAGGCTCGACCGCGGACTTATACGTGCCGACTTTGAATACGTGATACTTAACGCCGATATTATCGAGTAAGCTTTTGAAATAGGTCCGATAACGGCCATAGCCCGTAATCATCACACCACCTTCAGGATCTGTGTAAATCTCATCGGCGTAGGCAGCGAGGTAGTATCGGTTTTGATCGTAAAAAACGGCTTTCGCGATCACCGGTTTGCCTGATGCCTTAAACTTTTCGATGGCGTGACCAATGGTTTGCAGCTTATTCAGCCCTGCGCCCTGTAATGCATCGAGATCAAGCACAAGAGCGGAGATTCGTTTGTCGCTGGCGGCATTTCTGAGCACATCCAAGATGTCCTGTAAGGCAGTTTCT
This genomic interval from Gammaproteobacteria bacterium contains the following:
- the sppA gene encoding signal peptide peptidase SppA; protein product: MSSGGNTMETNKPRNIFLRILCGFWRFLDQSRRAVANILFLVIVIALFAVALKEDKSFTIEKGSALVLKPHGIIVDQKTYRPPIDKLMEEASGGREERPETALQDILDVLRNAASDKRISALVLDLDALQGAGLNKLQTIGHAIEKFKASGKPVIAKAVFYDQNRYYLAAYADEIYTDPEGGVMITGYGRYRTYFKSLLDNIGVKYHVFKVGTYKSAVEPFIRDNMSEAAKEANMRWLSVLWDAYKQDVAKARGLTPEDIENYVLEMPQRLKTLGGDFTKLAVESRLVDGTKDDIAFNDYMKSKVGAADNGKTFRKVSFYQYLKEIRPVIPKKQEHPNQIALIHAVGPIMDGEQPEGRIGGDTLARLIRKARLNDKVKAIVMRVDSPGGSAYASEVIRREILAAQKAGKKVVVSMSTYAASGGYWISANADQIWAQPTTITGSIGIFGMLPTFEKPMQKIGIHRDGVGTTPLTNPYDPMSGMDPQFAEMFQQAIYHGYDRFLEVVAKGRGMTKAQVDKIAQGRVWIGVDAKKLGLVDELGGLDKAIESAAKLANIEDDYEVIEIKREHEPFDELLNKLFAKVGWPTVSVPLLDSQFGRQMVTTFKPVLDRLSRMNDPRGIYVDCLCTLEP